From Planctomycetota bacterium, a single genomic window includes:
- a CDS encoding MFS transporter produces the protein MRFGLLRLHYFLLYAIVGAYLPYMPLYLSELGFADWQIGWVLGVYGLTVMVMPGVMAHVADRHVSNRVLIGAGYGATFLALIALGWVRSFGGMLACSVGFSMCYTPLFALMDGLAFGSIDEVEQSGGKPPAYSSLRIFGSIGFIVPSVGLFAWMRMTDIGSAAAVHTAAGCALGAALLSGLLPRTQRPQTGPSAGGLPSAQAWAAIWRRPVGHLVGPLFVMFVVMSLFYAFYSVYLEQLHIAREWVGLIVNLGVVAEIVMILMSKPILRLLGIRGVMLLGAGAVCLRMVLLASVPTGAVAILTQLLHAPIMVSMYLIPPMYLNLKAGAGNRNSMQGVYGIMCYGGARLCGSVLGGYVAAFGMRWTFAAGALLGGVALGWLMAAFRDEAACETITQRRRMPLATPSAEA, from the coding sequence ATGCGATTTGGGCTATTGCGACTGCATTACTTTTTGCTGTACGCCATTGTGGGGGCGTATCTGCCGTATATGCCGCTGTATTTGAGCGAGCTTGGGTTTGCGGATTGGCAGATCGGTTGGGTGTTGGGGGTTTATGGATTGACGGTGATGGTGATGCCGGGAGTGATGGCGCATGTGGCGGATCGTCATGTGAGCAATCGGGTGTTGATCGGGGCGGGGTATGGGGCGACGTTTTTGGCGTTGATCGCATTGGGTTGGGTGCGGAGTTTTGGGGGGATGTTGGCGTGTTCGGTGGGGTTCAGCATGTGTTACACGCCGCTGTTCGCGTTGATGGACGGGCTGGCGTTCGGGTCGATTGATGAGGTGGAGCAGTCGGGGGGCAAGCCGCCGGCGTATTCGTCGCTGCGGATCTTCGGGAGCATCGGGTTCATCGTGCCGTCGGTGGGGCTGTTTGCATGGATGCGGATGACGGACATCGGCAGCGCGGCGGCGGTGCACACGGCGGCGGGCTGCGCGCTGGGGGCGGCGCTGTTGAGCGGGCTCTTGCCACGCACGCAGCGCCCGCAGACCGGGCCGTCGGCGGGCGGACTCCCGTCGGCGCAGGCATGGGCGGCGATCTGGCGGCGGCCGGTCGGACATCTGGTGGGCCCGCTGTTTGTGATGTTCGTGGTGATGAGTCTGTTTTACGCTTTTTACAGCGTGTATCTGGAGCAGCTTCACATCGCGCGGGAGTGGGTCGGGTTGATCGTGAATCTGGGCGTGGTGGCGGAGATCGTGATGATTTTGATGAGCAAGCCGATCCTGCGGCTCTTGGGCATCCGCGGGGTGATGCTGCTGGGGGCGGGGGCGGTGTGTTTACGGATGGTGCTGCTGGCGAGTGTGCCGACGGGGGCGGTGGCGATACTGACGCAACTACTGCATGCGCCGATCATGGTGTCGATGTACCTGATTCCGCCGATGTATTTGAATCTTAAAGCGGGGGCGGGCAATCGCAATTCGATGCAGGGCGTGTACGGGATCATGTGCTACGGCGGGGCGCGGCTGTGCGGGTCGGTGCTGGGGGGATATGTGGCGGCGTTCGGGATGCGATGGACCTTCGCGGCGGGGGCGCTGCTCGGCGGAGTGGCGCTGGGGTGGCTGATGGCGGCATTTCGGGATGAGGCGGCTTGCGAGACGATCACGCAGCGTCGCCGCATGCCGCTCGCCACGCCGTCGGCCGAAGCTTGA